From one Felis catus isolate Fca126 chromosome E2, F.catus_Fca126_mat1.0, whole genome shotgun sequence genomic stretch:
- the RIPOR1 gene encoding rho family-interacting cell polarization regulator 1 isoform X5 — MSAKKRGSPARTHSMMSLSVRPQRRLLSARVNRSQSFAGVLGSQERGPRSFPAFSPPGPPRKPPALSRVSRMFSVAHPAPKVPQPERLDLVYTALKQGLTAYLEVHQQEQEKLQGQIRESKRNSRLGFLYDLDKQVKSIERFLRRLEFHASKIDELYEAYCVQRRLRDGAYNMIRAYSTGSPGSREARDSLAEATRGHREYTESMCLLESELEAQLGEFHLRMKGLAGFARLCVGDQYEICMKYGRQRWKLRGRIEGSGKQVWDSEETVFLPLLTEFLSIKVTELKGLANHVVVGSVSCETKDLFAALPQVVAVDINDLGTIKLSLEVTWSPFDKDDQPSTASTVNKASTVTKRFSTYSQSPPDTPSLREQAFYNMLRRQEELENGTAWSLSSESSDDSSSPQLSGIARHSSAPRPLVQQPEPLPIQVAFRRPETPTSAPVDEEGNMAPALANGHAPYSRTLSHISEASVDAALAEASVEALGLECLAQGPSLPAHLDPTHGEQPGPVPPAVDPCHSATSLTLSTTGPTHISTDPALSAHLDLVHKITDSSSSELPGPTHTIRGSTYNDISLTQSAPSLTHTTTASTHKPMVSTLTTTSPTPSATAPVQTTTSPTHKPMLCTLTTEGPTPNTTGPVQTTTSPIHTTTSPTHTTASLTQTTISPSHTTASPTHTTISPTHATTSPTHASTSPAHKARMSTHTTTSPTPKAKDPVQTTRSPTHPVTSPTLITVSSSTFLDHAMLPSSSAKADPTLPGTNTQSCSYPFSTPCTQADPVAPSTSYPSPACSSCEPLTSPSPDSPEPDLQSPSPPLSPVAPVAQHLDLSLAVATQAPVPGAAGGAGDRRLEEALGALMAALDDYRGQFPELQGLEQEVTRLESLLMQKQGLTRSRASSLSITVEHALESFSFLNEDEDEDINSPGDRPPNSLEPGAEDSLDLPSARPLSTECPALDAALVQHLYHCSRLLLKLGTFGPLRCQEAWALERLLREARVLEAVCELSRRWDVPATSAQEVVQFSASRPSFLTFWDQCTEGLSPFICPVERVLLTFCNQYSARLSLRQPGLAEAVLLVRNLNSDDQAVVLKALRLAPEGRLQRDGLRALSSLLVHGNNKVMAAVSTQLRSLSLGPVFRERALLCFLDQLEDEDVQTRVAGCLALGCIKGKRDSLPIDGWRNHWTPCPASLGLAAWPAQHSKFPTHWLPVPLPLTFRAHQALAGRVRAGSRHLSPTDSYQ, encoded by the exons ATGAGTGCCAAGAAGAGAG GGAGCCCCGCGCGGACTCATTCCATGATGTCCCTGTCGGTGCGGCCGCAGCGCCGCCTGCTCAGCGCCCGGGTCAATAGGAGCCAGTCCTTCGCAGGCGTCCTCGGCAGCCAGGAGCGGGGCCCCAG gAGCTTCCCGGCCTTCAGTCCCCCGGGGCCCCCACGGAAGCCCCCAGCGCTCTCCCGAGTGTCCAGGATGTTTTCCGTGGCGCACCCAGCCCCTAAGGTCCCACAGCCTGAGCGGCTGGACCTGGTGTACACTGCGCTCAAGCAGGGCCTGAC GGCCTATTTGGAAGTGCACCAGCAAGAACAGGAGAAACTCCAGGGACAGATTAGGGAGTCCAAGAGGAATTCCCGGCTG GGCTTTCTGTATGACTTGGACAAG CAAGTCAAGTCCATTGAACGCTTCCTGCGACGGTTGGAGTTCCATGCCAGCAAG ATTGATGAGCTATATGAAGCATACTGTGTCCAGCGGCGTCTCCGGGATGGCGCCTACAACATGATCCGTGCCTACAGCACTGGGTCTCCAGGGAGCCGAGAGGCCCGGGACAGCCTGGCCGAAGCCACTCGAGGGCATCGCGAGTACACAGAG aGCATGTGTCTGCTGGAGAGTGAGCTGGAAGCACAGCTGGGCGAGTTCCATCTCCGGATGAAAG GGCTGGCTGGCTTCGCCAGGCTGTGTGTGGGGGATCAGTATGAG ATCTGCATGAAATATGGGCGTCAACGCTGGAAACTACGGGGCCGGATTGAGGGTAGCGGAAAGCAGGTGTGGGACAGCGAGGAAACcgtctttcttcctctgctcacgGAATTCCTGTCTATCAAG GTGACAGAACTGAAGGGTCTGGCCAACCATGTGGTTGTAGGCAGTGTCTCCTGCGAGACCAAGGACCTGTTTGCTGCCCTGCCCCAAGTTGTGGCTGTGGACATCAATGACCTCGGCACCATCAAGCTCAGCCTGGAAGTCACATGGAG CCCTTTCGACAAGGATGACCAGCCCTCAACTGCTTCCACTGTCAACAAGGCCTCCACAGTCACCAAGCGCTTCTCCACCTATAGCCAGAGCCCACCAGACACGCCCTCACTTCGGGAACAGGCCTTTTAT aaTATGCTGAGGCGGCAGGAGGAGCTGGAAAATGGGACGGCATGGTCCTTGTCATCCGAATCTTCAGACGACTCATCCAGCCCCCAGCTTTCAGGCATTGCCCGCCACTCTTCAGCTCCCAGGCCTCTGGTGCAGCAACCTGAACCTCTGCCCATTCAAGTCGCCTTCCGTAGGCCTGAGACCCCCACCTCTGCACCTGTGGATGAAGAGGGGAACATGGCCCCAGCCCTGGCCAATGGCCATGCCCCCTATAGCCGGACTCTGAGCCACATCAGTGAAGCCAGTGTGGATGCTGCCTTGGCTGAGGCTTCTGTGGAGGCTCTGGGCCTAGAATGCTTAGCTCAGGGACCTAGCCTGCCTGCACACCTAGATCCCACCCATGGGGAGCAACCTGGTCCTGTCCCTCCTGCTGTGGACCCTTGCCATTCTGCCACAAGCCTTACCCTCAGTACAACAGGCCCCACCCACATATCTACAGACCCTGCTTTGTCTGCACACCTAGATTTGGTTCACAAGATCACAGACTCTAGCTCTTCTGAACTGCCAGGCCCTACCCACACCATCAGAGGATCTACCTATAATGACATCAGCCTTACCCAAAGTGCTCCAAGCCTCACTCATACTACCACAGCTTCTACCCACAAGCCCATGGTCTCTACCCTCACCACTACAAGCCCTACTCCCAGTGCCACAGCCCCAGTCCAGACCACCACAAGTCCCACCCACAAGCCAATGCTTTGCACCCTCACTACTGAAGGTCCTACCCCCAATACTACAGGCCCAGTCCAGACCACCACAAGCCCCATCCACACTACAACAAGCCCTACCCATACCACTGCAAGCCTCACCCAAACCACTATAAGCCCCTCTCACACTACTGCAAGCCCCACCCATACCACTATAAGCCCCACCCATGCCACTACAAGCCCCACCCATGCAAGTACAAGCCCTGCTCACAAAGCCAGGATGTCAACTCACACCACTACAAGTCCTACCCCCAAGGCTAAGGACCCAGTCCAGACCACTAGGAGCCCCACCCATCCTGTCACAAGTCCCACCCTCATAACTGTAAGCTCTTCCACTTTTCTAGACCATGCCATGCTTCCCAGCTCCTCTGCAAAGGCAGACCCTACCCTCCCAGGCACCAACACCCAGTCCTGTAGCTACCCATTTTCCACTCCTTGCACTCAGGCAGACCCCGTAGCCCCCAGTACCTCCTACCCAAGTCCTGCCTGTTCCAGTTGCGAACCCCTCACAAGTCCATCCCCAGATTCCCCAGAACCGGACCTTCAGAGTCCAAGTCCCCCTCTCTCACCCGTAGCCCCTGTGGCCCAGCATTTAGACCTTAGCCTGGCTGTGGCCACTCAGGCCCCAGTTCCAGGAGCAGCTGGAGGGGCTGGGGATAGGAGGCTGGAAGAGGCACTAGGGGCCCTAATGGCTGCCCTGGATGACTATCGTGGCCAGTTCCCTGAGCTGCAGGGCCTAGAGCAGGAGGTGACCCGGCTGGAGAGTCTGCTCATG CAGAAACAAGGCCTCACTCGCAGCCGGGCCTCCAGCCTTAGTATCACTGTGGAGCATGCCCTGGAGAGCTTCAGCTTCCTCAATGAGGATGAAGATGAAGACATCAATAGTCCTGGAGACAG GCCCCcaaacagcctggagcctggggctgAGGACAGCCTCGACTTACCCAGTGCCCGCCCCCTCAGCACGGAGTGTCCAGCTCTGGACGCTGCCTTGGTCCAGCACCTGTACCACTGCAGCCGCCTCCTGCTG AAACTGGGCACATTTGGGCCCCTGCGCTGCCAGGAGGCATGGGCCCTGGAGCGGCTGCTGAGGGAAGCCAGAGTGCTAGAGGCCGTATGTGAGCTTAGCAGACGATGGGACGTCCCTGCCACCTCTGCCCAGGAAG TGGTGCAGTTCTCAGCCTCTCGGCCCAGCTTCCTCACCTTCTGGGACCAGTGCACAGAGGGACTCAGCCCCTTCATCTGCCCCGTAGAGAGAGTGCTCCTCACCTTCTGCAATCAATACAGTGCCCGTCTCTCCCTGCGCCAGCCAGGCCTAGCTGAGGCTG tgtTACTGGTGCGGAATTTGAATTCAGATGACCAAGCTGTTGTGCTGAAGGCCCTGAGGTTGGCTCCTGAGGGGAGACTGCAAAGGGATGGGCTTCGGGCCCTCAGCTCCCTGCTTGTCCATGGCAACAACAAGGTCAtggctgctgtcagcacccaGCTCCGGAGCCTGTCACTGGGCCCCGTCTTTAGGGAAAGG GCCCTACTGTGCTTCCTGGACCAACTCGAGGATGAGGATGTACAGACAAGAGTGGCTGGTTGCCTGGCCCTGGGCTGCATCAAG GGGAAGAGGGACAGTCTGCCCATCGACGGCTGGAGGAATCACTGGACGCCCTGCCCCGCATCTTTGGGCCTGGCAGCATGGCCAGCACAGCATTCTAAATTTCCTACCCACTGGCTTCCGGTGCCCCTTCCTCTCACTTTCAGGGCTCACCAGGCACTGGCAGGGAGGGTGAGGGCTGGCTCCAGACACCTCTCCCCCACAGATTCCTATCAATGA
- the RIPOR1 gene encoding rho family-interacting cell polarization regulator 1 isoform X2, whose amino-acid sequence MSAKKRGSPARTHSMMSLSVRPQRRLLSARVNRSQSFAGVLGSQERGPRSFPAFSPPGPPRKPPALSRVSRMFSVAHPAPKVPQPERLDLVYTALKQGLTAYLEVHQQEQEKLQGQIRESKRNSRLGFLYDLDKQVKSIERFLRRLEFHASKIDELYEAYCVQRRLRDGAYNMIRAYSTGSPGSREARDSLAEATRGHREYTESMCLLESELEAQLGEFHLRMKGLAGFARLCVGDQYEICMKYGRQRWKLRGRIEGSGKQVWDSEETVFLPLLTEFLSIKVTELKGLANHVVVGSVSCETKDLFAALPQVVAVDINDLGTIKLSLEVTWSPFDKDDQPSTASTVNKASTVTKRFSTYSQSPPDTPSLREQAFYNMLRRQEELENGTAWSLSSESSDDSSSPQLSGIARHSSAPRPLVQQPEPLPIQVAFRRPETPTSAPVDEEGNMAPALANGHAPYSRTLSHISEASVDAALAEASVEALGLECLAQGPSLPAHLDPTHGEQPGPVPPAVDPCHSATSLTLSTTGPTHISTDPALSAHLDLVHKITDSSSSELPGPTHTIRGSTYNDISLTQSAPSLTHTTTASTHKPMVSTLTTTSPTPSATAPVQTTTSPTHKPMLCTLTTEGPTPNTTGPVQTTTSPIHTTTSPTHTTASLTQTTISPSHTTASPTHTTISPTHATTSPTHASTSPAHKARMSTHTTTSPTPKAKDPVQTTRSPTHPVTSPTLITVSSSTFLDHAMLPSSSAKADPTLPGTNTQSCSYPFSTPCTQADPVAPSTSYPSPACSSCEPLTSPSPDSPEPDLQSPSPPLSPVAPVAQHLDLSLAVATQAPVPGAAGGAGDRRLEEALGALMAALDDYRGQFPELQGLEQEVTRLESLLMKQGLTRSRASSLSITVEHALESFSFLNEDEDEDINSPGDRPPNSLEPGAEDSLDLPSARPLSTECPALDAALVQHLYHCSRLLLKLGTFGPLRCQEAWALERLLREARVLEAVCELSRRWDVPATSAQEVVQFSASRPSFLTFWDQCTEGLSPFICPVERVLLTFCNQYSARLSLRQPGLAEAVCVKFLEDALGQKLPRRPQTGPGEQFTIFQFWSYVEALDSPSMEAYVTETAEEVLLVRNLNSDDQAVVLKALRLAPEGRLQRDGLRALSSLLVHGNNKVMAAVSTQLRSLSLGPVFRERALLCFLDQLEDEDVQTRVAGCLALGCIKGKRDSLPIDGWRNHWTPCPASLGLAAWPAQHSKFPTHWLPVPLPLTFRAHQALAGRVRAGSRHLSPTDSYQ is encoded by the exons ATGAGTGCCAAGAAGAGAG GGAGCCCCGCGCGGACTCATTCCATGATGTCCCTGTCGGTGCGGCCGCAGCGCCGCCTGCTCAGCGCCCGGGTCAATAGGAGCCAGTCCTTCGCAGGCGTCCTCGGCAGCCAGGAGCGGGGCCCCAG gAGCTTCCCGGCCTTCAGTCCCCCGGGGCCCCCACGGAAGCCCCCAGCGCTCTCCCGAGTGTCCAGGATGTTTTCCGTGGCGCACCCAGCCCCTAAGGTCCCACAGCCTGAGCGGCTGGACCTGGTGTACACTGCGCTCAAGCAGGGCCTGAC GGCCTATTTGGAAGTGCACCAGCAAGAACAGGAGAAACTCCAGGGACAGATTAGGGAGTCCAAGAGGAATTCCCGGCTG GGCTTTCTGTATGACTTGGACAAG CAAGTCAAGTCCATTGAACGCTTCCTGCGACGGTTGGAGTTCCATGCCAGCAAG ATTGATGAGCTATATGAAGCATACTGTGTCCAGCGGCGTCTCCGGGATGGCGCCTACAACATGATCCGTGCCTACAGCACTGGGTCTCCAGGGAGCCGAGAGGCCCGGGACAGCCTGGCCGAAGCCACTCGAGGGCATCGCGAGTACACAGAG aGCATGTGTCTGCTGGAGAGTGAGCTGGAAGCACAGCTGGGCGAGTTCCATCTCCGGATGAAAG GGCTGGCTGGCTTCGCCAGGCTGTGTGTGGGGGATCAGTATGAG ATCTGCATGAAATATGGGCGTCAACGCTGGAAACTACGGGGCCGGATTGAGGGTAGCGGAAAGCAGGTGTGGGACAGCGAGGAAACcgtctttcttcctctgctcacgGAATTCCTGTCTATCAAG GTGACAGAACTGAAGGGTCTGGCCAACCATGTGGTTGTAGGCAGTGTCTCCTGCGAGACCAAGGACCTGTTTGCTGCCCTGCCCCAAGTTGTGGCTGTGGACATCAATGACCTCGGCACCATCAAGCTCAGCCTGGAAGTCACATGGAG CCCTTTCGACAAGGATGACCAGCCCTCAACTGCTTCCACTGTCAACAAGGCCTCCACAGTCACCAAGCGCTTCTCCACCTATAGCCAGAGCCCACCAGACACGCCCTCACTTCGGGAACAGGCCTTTTAT aaTATGCTGAGGCGGCAGGAGGAGCTGGAAAATGGGACGGCATGGTCCTTGTCATCCGAATCTTCAGACGACTCATCCAGCCCCCAGCTTTCAGGCATTGCCCGCCACTCTTCAGCTCCCAGGCCTCTGGTGCAGCAACCTGAACCTCTGCCCATTCAAGTCGCCTTCCGTAGGCCTGAGACCCCCACCTCTGCACCTGTGGATGAAGAGGGGAACATGGCCCCAGCCCTGGCCAATGGCCATGCCCCCTATAGCCGGACTCTGAGCCACATCAGTGAAGCCAGTGTGGATGCTGCCTTGGCTGAGGCTTCTGTGGAGGCTCTGGGCCTAGAATGCTTAGCTCAGGGACCTAGCCTGCCTGCACACCTAGATCCCACCCATGGGGAGCAACCTGGTCCTGTCCCTCCTGCTGTGGACCCTTGCCATTCTGCCACAAGCCTTACCCTCAGTACAACAGGCCCCACCCACATATCTACAGACCCTGCTTTGTCTGCACACCTAGATTTGGTTCACAAGATCACAGACTCTAGCTCTTCTGAACTGCCAGGCCCTACCCACACCATCAGAGGATCTACCTATAATGACATCAGCCTTACCCAAAGTGCTCCAAGCCTCACTCATACTACCACAGCTTCTACCCACAAGCCCATGGTCTCTACCCTCACCACTACAAGCCCTACTCCCAGTGCCACAGCCCCAGTCCAGACCACCACAAGTCCCACCCACAAGCCAATGCTTTGCACCCTCACTACTGAAGGTCCTACCCCCAATACTACAGGCCCAGTCCAGACCACCACAAGCCCCATCCACACTACAACAAGCCCTACCCATACCACTGCAAGCCTCACCCAAACCACTATAAGCCCCTCTCACACTACTGCAAGCCCCACCCATACCACTATAAGCCCCACCCATGCCACTACAAGCCCCACCCATGCAAGTACAAGCCCTGCTCACAAAGCCAGGATGTCAACTCACACCACTACAAGTCCTACCCCCAAGGCTAAGGACCCAGTCCAGACCACTAGGAGCCCCACCCATCCTGTCACAAGTCCCACCCTCATAACTGTAAGCTCTTCCACTTTTCTAGACCATGCCATGCTTCCCAGCTCCTCTGCAAAGGCAGACCCTACCCTCCCAGGCACCAACACCCAGTCCTGTAGCTACCCATTTTCCACTCCTTGCACTCAGGCAGACCCCGTAGCCCCCAGTACCTCCTACCCAAGTCCTGCCTGTTCCAGTTGCGAACCCCTCACAAGTCCATCCCCAGATTCCCCAGAACCGGACCTTCAGAGTCCAAGTCCCCCTCTCTCACCCGTAGCCCCTGTGGCCCAGCATTTAGACCTTAGCCTGGCTGTGGCCACTCAGGCCCCAGTTCCAGGAGCAGCTGGAGGGGCTGGGGATAGGAGGCTGGAAGAGGCACTAGGGGCCCTAATGGCTGCCCTGGATGACTATCGTGGCCAGTTCCCTGAGCTGCAGGGCCTAGAGCAGGAGGTGACCCGGCTGGAGAGTCTGCTCATG AAACAAGGCCTCACTCGCAGCCGGGCCTCCAGCCTTAGTATCACTGTGGAGCATGCCCTGGAGAGCTTCAGCTTCCTCAATGAGGATGAAGATGAAGACATCAATAGTCCTGGAGACAG GCCCCcaaacagcctggagcctggggctgAGGACAGCCTCGACTTACCCAGTGCCCGCCCCCTCAGCACGGAGTGTCCAGCTCTGGACGCTGCCTTGGTCCAGCACCTGTACCACTGCAGCCGCCTCCTGCTG AAACTGGGCACATTTGGGCCCCTGCGCTGCCAGGAGGCATGGGCCCTGGAGCGGCTGCTGAGGGAAGCCAGAGTGCTAGAGGCCGTATGTGAGCTTAGCAGACGATGGGACGTCCCTGCCACCTCTGCCCAGGAAG TGGTGCAGTTCTCAGCCTCTCGGCCCAGCTTCCTCACCTTCTGGGACCAGTGCACAGAGGGACTCAGCCCCTTCATCTGCCCCGTAGAGAGAGTGCTCCTCACCTTCTGCAATCAATACAGTGCCCGTCTCTCCCTGCGCCAGCCAGGCCTAGCTGAGGCTG TGTGTGTCAAGTTCCTGGAGGATGCCCTGGGGCAGAAGCTGCCCAGGAGGCCCCAGACAGGCCCTGGAGAGCAGTTCACCATCTTCCAGTTCTGGAGTTATGTCGAAGCCTTGGACAGCCCCTCTATGGAGGCCTATGTGACTGAGACCGCCGAGGAGG tgtTACTGGTGCGGAATTTGAATTCAGATGACCAAGCTGTTGTGCTGAAGGCCCTGAGGTTGGCTCCTGAGGGGAGACTGCAAAGGGATGGGCTTCGGGCCCTCAGCTCCCTGCTTGTCCATGGCAACAACAAGGTCAtggctgctgtcagcacccaGCTCCGGAGCCTGTCACTGGGCCCCGTCTTTAGGGAAAGG GCCCTACTGTGCTTCCTGGACCAACTCGAGGATGAGGATGTACAGACAAGAGTGGCTGGTTGCCTGGCCCTGGGCTGCATCAAG GGGAAGAGGGACAGTCTGCCCATCGACGGCTGGAGGAATCACTGGACGCCCTGCCCCGCATCTTTGGGCCTGGCAGCATGGCCAGCACAGCATTCTAAATTTCCTACCCACTGGCTTCCGGTGCCCCTTCCTCTCACTTTCAGGGCTCACCAGGCACTGGCAGGGAGGGTGAGGGCTGGCTCCAGACACCTCTCCCCCACAGATTCCTATCAATGA